In the Euphorbia lathyris chromosome 5, ddEupLath1.1, whole genome shotgun sequence genome, one interval contains:
- the LOC136228900 gene encoding asparagine synthetase [glutamine-hydrolyzing] 3 isoform X2, with protein MCGILAVLGCLDKSQAKRSRIIELSRRLQHRGPDWSGLHCHEDCYLAHQRLAIVDPTSGDQPLYNEDKTVIVTVNGEIYNHKQLREQLKSHKFRTGSDCEVITHLYEEYGENFVHMLDGMFSFVLLDTRDKSFIAARDAIGITPLYMGWGLDGSVWFASEMKALSDDCERFMSFPPGHLYSSKQGSLRRWYNPPWYSEQIPSTPYDPLVLREAFEKAVVKRLMTDVPFGVLLSGGLDSSLVAAVTSRQLADSEAALQWGSQLHTFCIGLKGSPDLKAGREVADYLQTRHHEFHFTVQEGIDALEEVIYHIETYDVTTIRASTPMFLMSRKIKSLGVKMVISGEGSDEIFGGYLYFHKAPNKEEFHQETCRKIKALHLYDCLRANKSTSAWGLEARVPFLDKEFIDTAMSIDPEWKMINRDLGRIEKWVLRNAFDDEKNPYLPKHILYRQKEQFSDGVGYSWIDGLKDHANKQKEMRGES; from the exons ATGTGTGGAATACTCGCCGTCTTAGGCTGCCTAGACAAGTCTCAAGCTAAACGCTCCCGTATTATTGAACTGTCTCGAAG GTTGCAGCATAGAGGTCCCGATTGGAGTGGCTTGCATTGCCATGAAGATTGTTATCTTGCTCATCAACGATTGGCTATTGTGGATCCTACTTCTGGTGATCAGCCACTTTATAATGAAGATAAGACAGTTATTGTTACG GTCAACGGAGAGATTTACAATCATAAGCAATTGCGGGAACAGTTGAAGTCTCATAAATTCCGCACTGGTAGTGACTGTGAAGTGATTACCCATCTT TATGAAGAATATGGAGAAAATTTTGTGCACATGTTGGATGGCATGTTCTCCTTTGTCCTTCTTGACACCCGTGACAAAAGTTTCATTGCAGCTCGGGATGCCATTGGTATTACTCCACTTTATATGGGTTGGGGTCTCGATG GGTCAGTATGGTTTGCTTCAGAAATGAAAGCGTTGAGTGATGATTGTGAACGATTCATGTCTTTCCCGCCTGGGCACTTGTATTCGAGCAAACAAG GTAGTCTTAGAAGATGGTATAACCCACCATGGTATTCAGAGCAAATACCTTCAACTCCATATGATCCCCTGGTTCTACGGGAGGCCTTTGAGAAG GCTGTGGTGAAGAGACTTATGACAGATGTACCTTTTGGTGTACTTTTATCTGGAGGACTAGACTCGTCACTTGTTGCTGCTGTGACTTCCCGTCAATTGGCTGATTCAGAAGCTGCTCTCCAGTGGGGATCACAATTACACACCTTCTGCATTGGTTTGAAG GGCTCTCCTGATCTGAAAGCTGGAAGGGAGGTAGCTGACTATCTCCAAACTCGTCACCATGAGTTTCACTTCACTGTTCAG GAAGGAATTGATGCTCTTGAAGAAGTGATTTACCATATCGAAACATATGATGTGACTACTATTAGAGCTAGCACTCCCATGTTTCTTATGTCTCGAAAAATCAAGTCCTTAGGTGTTAAGATGGTAATCTCTGGGGAGGGTTCAGATGAAATATTTGGAGGTTATTTGTATTTCCACAAGGCACCTAACAAGGAAGAGTTCCACCAAGAGACATGCCGAAAG ATCAAAGCTCTTCATCTTTATGACTGCTTACGGGCCAATAAATCAACTTCAGCATGGGGTCTTGAAGCTCGTGTTCCCTTTTTAGACAAAGAGTTTATCGACACTGCAATGAGCATAGATCCTGAATGGAAAATG ATCAATCGTGATCTTGGAAGGATAGAGAAGTGGGTCTTACGCAATGCCTTTGATGATGAGAAGAACCCATATCTTCCGAAG CACATATTGTACAGGCAGAAGGAACAATTCAGTGATGGAGTTGGGTACAGCTGGATTGACGGTCTGAAGGATCATGCAAACAAACAA AAAGAGATGAGAGGAGAAAGCTAG
- the LOC136228900 gene encoding asparagine synthetase [glutamine-hydrolyzing] 2 isoform X1, producing the protein MCGILAVLGCLDKSQAKRSRIIELSRRLQHRGPDWSGLHCHEDCYLAHQRLAIVDPTSGDQPLYNEDKTVIVTVNGEIYNHKQLREQLKSHKFRTGSDCEVITHLYEEYGENFVHMLDGMFSFVLLDTRDKSFIAARDAIGITPLYMGWGLDGSVWFASEMKALSDDCERFMSFPPGHLYSSKQGSLRRWYNPPWYSEQIPSTPYDPLVLREAFEKAVVKRLMTDVPFGVLLSGGLDSSLVAAVTSRQLADSEAALQWGSQLHTFCIGLKGSPDLKAGREVADYLQTRHHEFHFTVQEGIDALEEVIYHIETYDVTTIRASTPMFLMSRKIKSLGVKMVISGEGSDEIFGGYLYFHKAPNKEEFHQETCRKIKALHLYDCLRANKSTSAWGLEARVPFLDKEFIDTAMSIDPEWKMINRDLGRIEKWVLRNAFDDEKNPYLPKHILYRQKEQFSDGVGYSWIDGLKDHANKQVTDAMLMNASFIYPENTPTTKEAYYYRTIFEKFFPKNAARLTVPGGPSVACSTAKAVEWDAAWSKNLDPSGRAALGVHEASYEETASTNTANLMNASPQTLLEGFVEKTTAVV; encoded by the exons ATGTGTGGAATACTCGCCGTCTTAGGCTGCCTAGACAAGTCTCAAGCTAAACGCTCCCGTATTATTGAACTGTCTCGAAG GTTGCAGCATAGAGGTCCCGATTGGAGTGGCTTGCATTGCCATGAAGATTGTTATCTTGCTCATCAACGATTGGCTATTGTGGATCCTACTTCTGGTGATCAGCCACTTTATAATGAAGATAAGACAGTTATTGTTACG GTCAACGGAGAGATTTACAATCATAAGCAATTGCGGGAACAGTTGAAGTCTCATAAATTCCGCACTGGTAGTGACTGTGAAGTGATTACCCATCTT TATGAAGAATATGGAGAAAATTTTGTGCACATGTTGGATGGCATGTTCTCCTTTGTCCTTCTTGACACCCGTGACAAAAGTTTCATTGCAGCTCGGGATGCCATTGGTATTACTCCACTTTATATGGGTTGGGGTCTCGATG GGTCAGTATGGTTTGCTTCAGAAATGAAAGCGTTGAGTGATGATTGTGAACGATTCATGTCTTTCCCGCCTGGGCACTTGTATTCGAGCAAACAAG GTAGTCTTAGAAGATGGTATAACCCACCATGGTATTCAGAGCAAATACCTTCAACTCCATATGATCCCCTGGTTCTACGGGAGGCCTTTGAGAAG GCTGTGGTGAAGAGACTTATGACAGATGTACCTTTTGGTGTACTTTTATCTGGAGGACTAGACTCGTCACTTGTTGCTGCTGTGACTTCCCGTCAATTGGCTGATTCAGAAGCTGCTCTCCAGTGGGGATCACAATTACACACCTTCTGCATTGGTTTGAAG GGCTCTCCTGATCTGAAAGCTGGAAGGGAGGTAGCTGACTATCTCCAAACTCGTCACCATGAGTTTCACTTCACTGTTCAG GAAGGAATTGATGCTCTTGAAGAAGTGATTTACCATATCGAAACATATGATGTGACTACTATTAGAGCTAGCACTCCCATGTTTCTTATGTCTCGAAAAATCAAGTCCTTAGGTGTTAAGATGGTAATCTCTGGGGAGGGTTCAGATGAAATATTTGGAGGTTATTTGTATTTCCACAAGGCACCTAACAAGGAAGAGTTCCACCAAGAGACATGCCGAAAG ATCAAAGCTCTTCATCTTTATGACTGCTTACGGGCCAATAAATCAACTTCAGCATGGGGTCTTGAAGCTCGTGTTCCCTTTTTAGACAAAGAGTTTATCGACACTGCAATGAGCATAGATCCTGAATGGAAAATG ATCAATCGTGATCTTGGAAGGATAGAGAAGTGGGTCTTACGCAATGCCTTTGATGATGAGAAGAACCCATATCTTCCGAAG CACATATTGTACAGGCAGAAGGAACAATTCAGTGATGGAGTTGGGTACAGCTGGATTGACGGTCTGAAGGATCATGCAAACAAACAA GTTACAGATGCAATGTTGATGAACGCAAGCTTTATTTACCCAGAAAATACTCCTACAACTAAAGAGGCTTATTACTACAGAACCatttttgagaaattttttCCTAAG AATGCTGCAAGGTTGACGGTTCCTGGGGGTCCAAGTGTTGCGTGCAGTACAGCGAAAGCAGTGGAATGGGATGCAGCATGGTCAAAAAATCTGGACCCTTCTGGCCGTGCTGCCCTTGGAGTTCATGAAGCTTCATACGAGGAAACAGCGAGCACCAACACAGCCAATCTGATGAATGCTTCCCCTCAGACATTACTAGAAGGGTTTGTAGAGAAGACTACTGCAGTTGTATAG